One Pyrococcus furiosus DSM 3638 genomic window, CAGGTGGGAAGATAAAGGGTTGTGATACTTCCTGAAGCGCTTGGAATATAGTTAACTTCGTAGAATCTTTCAACTCCAACCTCTTTCTTCTTCTTTGCATAAACAACATCAACTCCTAATTCATTCGCAATCTGAACTGCTAAAGGAATGCCATCGGTTGCCGCGGTTAATATTTTTTCAACTCCCACCTTCATGTACTTCAAAGCAACATCCTCAGAAATTAGAGCCAATAAGTTTGTATCACTTAATACGCTCATAGAATCAAAGAATCCATGCGAATCAAATCTCAGTCTCTTTTTCACTTCTTCCTCCAAGTTTAAATAGGGGGATAGCTTTTCAAACAACTCTCGTGCTCTCTCAACACTAGGAAGAACTTTCCCTTTCACATATCTATTGAGAACTGTTACTGGGAGACCAGTAATCTCCGATAAATCTTCATATGTGTATGTTTTCTTTAAAACCCTTAACATCCTGATTACCCTAAGCTTTTCTCTCACCGCTTCAAGTTGATTCATTCTCCGCCACCCCATCTTAAGTTAACAAAAATTTGTATAAATGAGTTTCGGAAAGGTTTGGAAAGAAAGCAAAGAAGTCTTCGAAATCCTTAAAAACCCATTAGGAATCATCGTAAGTGGGAAAGGGCCC contains:
- a CDS encoding phosphoribosyltransferase family protein gives rise to the protein MNQLEAVREKLRVIRMLRVLKKTYTYEDLSEITGLPVTVLNRYVKGKVLPSVERARELFEKLSPYLNLEEEVKKRLRFDSHGFFDSMSVLSDTNLLALISEDVALKYMKVGVEKILTAATDGIPLAVQIANELGVDVVYAKKKKEVGVERFYEVNYIPSASGSITTLYLPTWALKKGERVLIVDDVVRSGETQRALVELCRQAGAIPVGMFFLISVGDIVERLKEEYNIPVEALVNL